A window of the Serinus canaria isolate serCan28SL12 chromosome 20, serCan2020, whole genome shotgun sequence genome harbors these coding sequences:
- the NFS1 gene encoding cysteine desulfurase: MLLWRRLAALRGERAPRRLRAGGPGPGSGSGKGSEPGPGPGRTSDGGAAPRPLYMDVQATTPLDPRVLDSMLPYLTAYYGNPHSRTHAYGWESEAAMEKARRQVADLIGADSREIIFTSGATESNNMAIKGVARFYKSRKKHIITTQTEHKCVLDSCRSLETEGFHITYLPVKKNGLIDLKELEAAFRPDTSLVSVMTVNNEIGVKQPIHDIGEICRAHKVFFHTDAAQAIGKIPMDVNNMKIDLMSISGHKIYGPKGVGALYVRRRPRVRLEPLQSGGGQERGLRSGTVPTPLAVGLGAACEVAQQEMEYDHKRISQLAERLVTKIMSEVPDVVMNGDQEHRYPGCINLSFAYVEGESLLMALKDVALSSGSACTSASLEPSYVLRAIGTDEDLAHSSIRFGIGRFTTEEEVDYTVQKCIQHVKRLREMSPLWEMVQDGVDLKSIKWTQH, from the exons ATGCTGCTGTGGCGACGCTTGGCGGCCCTGAGGGGCGAACGAGCCCCGCGGCGGCTCCGAGCAGggggaccgggaccgggatcgggatcgggaaAGGGATCGGAACCGGGACCGGGTCCGG GGCGAACCAGCGATGGCGGCGCTGCTCCTCGGCCGCTTTACATGGATGTCCAGGCCACTACCCCTCTG GATCCCAGAGTCCTGGACAGCATGCTCCCATACCTGACAGCCTACTATGGCAACCCCCACTCCAGGACCCACGCCTATGGCTGGGAGAGTGAAGCTGCCATGGAGAAAGCAAGGCGG caaGTTGCAGATTTAATAGGAGCTGATTCACGGGAAATTATATTTACCAGTGGTGCAACAGAATCCAATAATATGGCAATTAAG GGTGTTGCAAGGTTCTACAAATCCAGAAAAAAGCATATAATTACTACGCAAACAGAGCACAAGTGTGTGTTGGATTCTTGTCGTTCCCTGGAAACAGAAGGTTTTCACATCACATATCtacctgttaaaaaaaatgggcTCATAGATCTGAAG gagctggaggctgcaTTCCGGCCTGATACAAGTTTGGTTTCTGTAATGACTGTAAATAATGAAATAGGAGTAAAGCAGCCAATTCATGACATTG GTGAGATCTGCCGTGCACACAAGGTTTTCTTCCACACAGATGCTGCACAAGCAATTGGTAAAATTCCTATGGACGTCAACAACATGAAAATTGACCTAATGAGCATCAGTGGCCATAAAATTTATGGGCCCAAAG GGGTTGGTGCTCTCTATGTTCGCCGTCGACCACGCGTCAGGCTAGAACCCCTGCAGAGTGGAGGAGGCCAGGAGAGAGGACTGCGGTCTGGGACTGTGCCCACACCTCTAGCAGTGGGACTGGGGGCAGCATGTGAAGTGGCGCAGCAAGAGATGGAG TATGACCATAAACGAATCTCACAATTGGCAGAACGACTGGTTACAAAAATAATGAGTGAAGTTCCTGATGTAGTGATGAATGGAGATCAAGAGCATCGCTATCCAG GATGCATCAATTTATCTTTTGCATATGTGGAAGGAGAGAGTCTTCTAATGGCTCTGAAAGATGTGGCTCTGTCTTCAGGAAG TGCTTGCACATCAGCTTCTCTGGAGCCTTCTTATGTTTTGCGGGCAATCGGAACAGATGAAGACTTGGCTCACTCATCTATAAG GTTTGGCATCGGTCGTTTCACTACAGAAGAAGAAGTGGATTATACAGTGCAGAAGTGCATACAGCATGTGAAGAGGCTGAGGGAAATGAG CCCTCTATGGGAAATGGTACAAGATGGAGTTGACCTCAAAAGCATTAAATGGACTCAGCACTGA
- the RBM12 gene encoding RNA-binding protein 12 isoform X1 produces the protein MAVVIRLQGLPIVAGTMDIRHFFSGLTIPDGGVHIVGGELGEAFIVFATDEDARLGMMRTGGTIKGSKVTLLLSSKTEMQNMIELSRRRFETANLDMPPANASRSGPPPSSGMSGRVNLPTTVPNFNNPSPSVVTASTTVHESNKNISTFSTASIGTAPPNLGSTFGSPTFSSTIPSTASPMNTVPPPPIPPIPAMPSLPPMPSIPPIPVPPPVPALPPVPPVPPIPPVPPVPPMTPLPPISGMPPMNPPPVAPLPTGMNGSGAAVNMNSGLNPLFIGPMNPVNPIQMNSQGSVKPIPINPDDLYVSVHGMPFTATESDVKDFFLGLRVDAVHMLKDHVGRNNGNGLVKFFSPQDTFEALKRNRMLMIQRYVEVSPATERQWVAAGGHITFKQTLGPSGQAHPPPQAHPRSKSPTGQKRSRSRSPHEHGFCVYLKGLPFESENKHVIDFFKKLDIVEDSIYIAYGPNGKAIGEGFVEFRNEADYKAALCHHKQYIGNRFIQVHPITKKAMLEKIDMIRKRLQNFSYDQREILMNAEGDSGLPKLCAHISNIPYNITKIEILQFLEGLAVEENSVQILLDNNGQGLGQALVQFKAEDDARKAERLHRKKLNGRDVNLRLITVEEMRDIERNPASQGKKILKIPIQGNAAVPGAQGPGGDEHAFLGGNAKEANNGPPFNFPGNFSGSGTFGPPLPPPGIGGFPDSRPGIPTVAASGLPGASIEVPGFAGGPANLSGPAGFAGGPQTFGNGPGNLSGPPAFGAGPPAIASGLGHLSGPPGFGPGPGNIHIGGPPGFGTGSGKPGPTVIKVQNMPFTVSVDEILDFFYGYQVIPGSVCLKYNEKGMPTGEAMVAFESRDEAMAAVVDLNERPIGSRKVKLVLG, from the coding sequence ATGGCTGTGGTCATCCGCTTGCAAGGTCTCCCGATTGTGGCGGGGACCATGGACATTCGCCACTTCTTCTCTGGATTGACCATTCCTGATGGGGGCGTGCATATTGTAGGGGGTGAACTGGGTGAGGCTTTCATCGTTTTTGCCACTGATGAAGATGCAAGGCTTGGTATGATGCGCACAGGTGGTACAATTAAAGGGTCAAAAGTAACGTTGTTGCTGAGCagtaaaactgaaatgcagaacATGATAGAGCTCAGTCGTAGGCGTTTTGAAACTGCCAATCTAGATATGCCACCAGCAAATGCTAGCAGATCAGGACCACCACCTAGTTCTGGAATGAGTGGAAGGGTTAACTTACCTACTACTGTACCTAACTTTAATAATCCTTCTCCTAGTGTAGTAACTGCTTCTACTACGGTGcatgaaagcaataaaaacataTCCACATTTTCTACTGCCAGTATTGGCACTGCACCTCCAAATCTTGGGAGTACCTTTGGTAGTCCAACATTTAGCTCAACTATACCTAGCACAGCATCCCCAATGAACACAGTACCTCCTCCACCAATCCCTCCTATCCCAGCTATGCCATCTTTGCCACCAATGCCTTCTATTCCCCCTATACCTGTTCCACCTCCTGTACCCGCACTGCCTCCTGTTCCTCCAGTTCCTCCAAtaccccctgtgccccctgtaCCTCCAATGACACCTCTGCCTCCCATATCAGGAATGCCTCCTATGAATCCTCCACCTGTAGCGCCCTTACCCACTGGAATGAATGGgtctggagcagcagtgaaTATGAACAGCGGCTTGAATCCATTGTTTATTGGTCCCATGAATCCTGTAAATCCTATCCAGATGAATTCTCAAGGTAGTGTCAAGCCAATTCCAATCAATCCAGATGATTTGTATGTCAGCGTTCATGGAATGCCCTTTACTGCAACAGAATCTGATGTGAAAGACTTTTTCCTTGGGCTCCGTGTGGATGCAGTCCATATGCTGAAGGATCATGTAGGTCGAAATAATGGAAATGGACTAGTtaagtttttttctcctcaagaTACGTTTGAAGCACTGAAGCGAAACAGAATGCTGATGATTCAGCGCTATGTTGAAGTTAGTCCTGCAACAGAGAGACAGTGGGTAGCTGCTGGAGGCCACATAACTTTCAAGCAAACCTTGGGTCCCTCTGGGCAGGCACATCCTCCTCCCCAGGCTCATCCTAGGTCCAAATCTCCCACTGGACAGAAAAGGTCACGGTCAAGATCTCCCCATGAGCATggtttctgtgtttatttgaaAGGTCTTCCCTTTGAGTCGGAGAACAAACATgtgatagatttttttaaaaagctggatATAGTTGAGGACAGCATTTATATAGCTTATGGACCCAATGGGAAGGCAATTGGGGAGGGGTTTGTTGAGTTTAGGAATGAAGCTGATTATAAAGCAGCTTTGTGTCATCATAAGCAGTACATAGGGAATCGCTTCATTCAGGTACATCCAATTACTAAAAAGGCAATGTTAGAAAAGATAGATATGATTCGTAAAAGATTGCAGAACTTCAGCTATGACCAGAGAGAAATTCTGATGAATGCTGAGGGAGACTCAGGCTTGCCAAAACTGTGTGCGCATATATCTAATATTCCATACAATATAACAAAAATTGAAATACTTCAGTTTCTAGAGGGACTGGCAGTGGAAGAAAATTCTGTACAAATTCTTCTTGATAATAATGGGCAAGGTTTAGGACAAGCACTGGTTCAGTTTAAAGCTGAAGATGATGCTCGTAAAGCAGAACGCTTGCACCGTAAAAAACTAAATGGAAGAGATGTTAATTTGCGTTTGATAACTGTAGAAGAAATGAGAGATATTGAGAGAAACCCAGcatctcaaggaaaaaaaatcctgaaaatacCAAtccagggaaatgcagctgtgccaggagcacagggccCTGGTGGGGATGAGCATGCCTTCTTGGGGGGAAATGCTAAAGAAGCAAATAATGGTCCTCCATTTAATTTCCCTGGTAACTTCAGTGGGTCTGGCACATTTGGTCCCCCTTTACCGCCACCTGGAATAGGTGGCTTTCCTGATTCTAGACCAGGAATACCAACAGTTGCAGCTAGTGGTTTACCTGGTGCGAGTATTGAGGTACCAGGTTTTGCAGGTGGTCCTGCTAATTTGAGTGGACCAGCAGGTTTTGCGGGGGGTCCTCAGACATTTGGTAATGGTCCTGGCAATTTAAGTGGGCCCCCTGCCTTTGGTGCTGGTCCTCCAGCAATTGCTAGTGGTCTTGGACATTTAAGTGGACCTCCAGGGTTTGGACCCGGACCAGGAAACATACATATTGGTGGACCCCCAGGTTTTGGAACAGGGTCTGGGAAGCCAGGGCCAACTGTCATTAAAGTGCAGAACATGCCCTTTACCGTTTCGGTGGATGaaattttggatttcttttatGGTTACCAAGTGATCCCTGGTTCAGTGTGcttaaaatacaatgaaaaaggCATGCCCACTGGAGAAGCAATGGTTGCATTTGAGTCTCGTGATGAAGCTATGGCAGCTGTTGTTGATTTAAATGAAAGGCCTATAGGTTCCAGAAAAGTAAAACTTGTATTAGGGTAG
- the ROMO1 gene encoding reactive oxygen species modulator 1 has translation MPVTVGPYGQSQPSCFDRIKMGFMMGFAVGMAAGALFGTFSCLRIGMRGRELMGGVGKTMMQSGGTFGTFMAIGMGIRC, from the exons ATGCCTGTGACCGTGGGCCCATATGGGCAGTCGCAGCCCAGCTGTTTTGACAGAATAAAGATGGGTTTCATGATGGGCTTTGCAGTGGGCATGGCTGCAGGAGCGCTGTTTGGCacattttcctgcctcag GATTGGCATGAGAGGACGAGAGCTGATGGGTGGAGTTGGCAAAACGATGATGCAAAGCGGTGGGACGTTTGGGACATTCATGGCCATTGGTATGGGAATACGCTGCTAA